The following coding sequences are from one Buchnera aphidicola (Periphyllus testudinaceus) window:
- the folD gene encoding bifunctional methylenetetrahydrofolate dehydrogenase/methenyltetrahydrofolate cyclohydrolase FolD: MVAKIINGLKISKKIQKKIKNEINIRKKNGLLIPGLAVILIGKNNSSKIYVKNKKIACKKVGFLSKIFKLSENISENKVINILKKLNKNKLIHGILVQLPLPKKFNTLKILKNISYKKDVDGFHPINIGLLCQKNPNLRSCTPLGIIQLLKKIKIKIKGINALIIGASNIVGRPMMLELLLAGCTTTIAHRFTKNLKKHIKNADLIIIAIGKPNFLHGKWIKKGAIIIDVGINRLKNGKIVGDVDFYSNYIKASYITPVPGGVGPMTVTSLLQNTLYACKKYNDLKK; this comes from the coding sequence ATGGTAGCAAAAATAATTAATGGATTAAAAATTTCCAAAAAAATTCAAAAAAAAATTAAAAATGAAATAAATATAAGAAAAAAAAATGGATTATTAATTCCAGGATTAGCTGTTATATTAATAGGAAAAAATAATTCATCTAAAATTTATGTAAAAAATAAAAAAATTGCATGCAAAAAAGTAGGATTTTTATCTAAAATATTTAAATTATCTGAAAATATTTCTGAAAATAAAGTAATAAATATTTTAAAAAAATTAAATAAAAATAAACTTATTCATGGAATACTTGTTCAACTACCTTTACCAAAAAAATTTAACACCTTAAAAATTCTAAAAAACATTTCTTATAAAAAAGATGTAGACGGATTTCATCCAATAAATATTGGTTTATTATGTCAAAAAAATCCTAATTTACGATCATGCACACCATTAGGAATAATACAACTTTTAAAAAAAATTAAAATAAAAATAAAAGGAATTAATGCATTAATTATAGGAGCATCAAACATCGTTGGAAGACCCATGATGTTAGAATTATTGTTAGCTGGTTGCACAACAACAATTGCTCATAGATTTACAAAAAATTTAAAAAAACATATAAAAAATGCAGACTTAATAATTATTGCTATCGGAAAACCAAATTTTTTACATGGAAAATGGATTAAAAAAGGAGCAATTATAATTGATGTTGGGATAAATAGATTAAAAAACGGAAAAATTGTTGGTGATGTAGATTTCTATTCAAACTATATAAAAGCATCATACATAACTCCTGTTCCAGGAGGTGTAGGTCCTATGACTGTAACAAGTTTATTACAAAATACACTTTATGCATGTAAAAAATATAATGATTTAAAAAAATAA
- a CDS encoding adenylate kinase family protein, translating to MKIILIGYPCSGKGTQAQFISKKYQIPKISTGDLLRKKIFNKKINSNKKINDKIKSGKLVSDKIIISLIKKRLKKNDCLKGYVLDGFPRTLNQFKIMHLEKINIDFLIEILVSKKNIFKRALGRQIHIPSGRIYHNIYNPPLIKNKDDITGEKLIIREDDTKKIIEKRLKEYEIFKKKIFKYCTKKKILKNLKYFTINGNKNLKKIKHSIQKILIK from the coding sequence ATGAAAATTATTTTAATTGGTTATCCATGTTCAGGAAAAGGAACTCAAGCTCAATTTATCTCTAAAAAATACCAAATACCTAAAATTTCTACAGGAGATTTATTAAGAAAAAAAATTTTTAATAAAAAAATAAACTCTAATAAAAAAATTAATGATAAAATAAAATCTGGAAAATTAGTTTCAGATAAAATAATAATATCTTTAATTAAAAAAAGATTAAAAAAAAATGATTGTTTAAAAGGATATGTTCTTGATGGTTTTCCTAGAACACTAAATCAATTTAAGATTATGCATTTAGAAAAAATAAATATTGATTTTTTAATAGAAATATTAGTATCTAAAAAAAATATATTTAAAAGAGCATTAGGAAGACAAATACATATTCCTTCTGGAAGAATTTATCATAATATTTATAATCCTCCATTAATAAAAAATAAAGATGATATTACAGGAGAAAAATTAATTATTAGAGAAGACGATACAAAAAAAATAATTGAAAAAAGATTAAAAGAATATGAAATATTTAAAAAAAAAATATTTAAATATTGTACTAAAAAAAAAATATTAAAAAATTTAAAATATTTTACAATAAATGGAAATAAAAACTTAAAAAAAATTAAACATTCAATACAAAAAATTTTAATTAAATAA